A stretch of Lentibacillus sp. JNUCC-1 DNA encodes these proteins:
- a CDS encoding o-succinylbenzoate--CoA ligase, producing MSESMVPHWLTKQAELNPDATAIELDSGEQICFSELEQRSKTYARKLAQAGVKEDMHVGVLSSNSVQMVTLIHALSYLGAVAVMLNIRLTDQELSYQVDDADVEKVFVHDELKSTASKMQFASKVHTFSDVEQLEEVEVLLKTELDLNKPCTIMYTSGTTGHPKGVVHTYGNHWWSAVGSVLNLGLKPEEKWLCVLPLFHVGGFSILIRSMMYGMPVYLLESFNAQAVNHAICHKGVTIASVVTVMLQRLIEDLGDNHYPETFRCMLLGGGPVPQPILEKSSILSIPVVQTYGMTETSSQIATLSARDALKKIGSAGKALVPSQLHVTAEPGEVGDILVKGPMVTKGYYKRPDATKASFEEGWLKTGDLGRVDQEGYLYVVERHHDLIISGGENIYPTEIENVLYQIPEVKEAAVVGRRDAEWGQVPVAYAVVGQEDANALTKERMMAVLIRELAPYKRPKDIIFLDQLPRNATNKIMRHKLR from the coding sequence ATGAGTGAAAGTATGGTTCCACATTGGCTGACAAAACAGGCGGAATTAAATCCGGATGCTACAGCTATTGAACTTGATTCGGGTGAGCAGATTTGCTTTTCTGAGCTTGAACAAAGAAGTAAAACGTATGCCCGGAAACTCGCGCAGGCCGGTGTCAAAGAGGATATGCATGTTGGGGTTCTATCCTCCAATAGCGTACAGATGGTTACATTGATTCATGCGCTCAGCTATCTTGGTGCTGTTGCTGTCATGCTTAACATTCGCTTAACCGATCAAGAGCTCAGTTATCAAGTCGATGATGCAGATGTGGAGAAAGTATTTGTACATGATGAGTTGAAATCAACGGCTTCAAAAATGCAATTTGCCTCAAAGGTGCACACTTTTTCTGATGTTGAGCAACTAGAAGAAGTTGAGGTTTTGTTAAAAACAGAGCTCGATTTGAATAAACCCTGCACCATTATGTATACGTCTGGTACAACAGGACACCCAAAAGGCGTCGTACATACTTATGGAAATCATTGGTGGAGCGCGGTGGGATCTGTTTTGAATCTTGGTCTGAAGCCTGAAGAAAAATGGCTCTGCGTCTTGCCGCTATTCCATGTTGGCGGATTCTCGATTCTGATTCGCAGTATGATGTACGGAATGCCTGTTTATTTATTGGAATCATTCAATGCGCAGGCTGTTAACCATGCCATCTGCCATAAAGGGGTTACGATTGCCTCGGTGGTCACCGTTATGCTGCAGCGTCTAATAGAAGATCTTGGAGACAATCACTATCCTGAAACCTTTCGGTGTATGCTCCTTGGTGGCGGGCCTGTGCCGCAACCAATCTTAGAAAAATCGAGCATCCTCTCGATCCCTGTTGTTCAAACATATGGTATGACAGAAACTTCGTCCCAAATTGCGACTTTGTCAGCAAGGGATGCACTTAAGAAAATTGGATCCGCTGGTAAAGCGCTCGTGCCTTCTCAGCTCCATGTTACTGCTGAACCGGGCGAAGTAGGGGACATTCTCGTTAAGGGGCCAATGGTCACAAAAGGGTATTATAAAAGACCTGATGCAACAAAAGCATCATTTGAGGAAGGGTGGCTGAAAACAGGCGATCTTGGCAGGGTGGATCAGGAAGGGTATCTCTATGTTGTGGAGCGTCATCATGACCTGATTATTTCTGGCGGTGAAAATATTTACCCCACCGAAATAGAAAATGTTCTGTATCAGATCCCAGAAGTGAAAGAAGCGGCTGTTGTTGGTCGGAGGGATGCGGAATGGGGGCAAGTTCCGGTGGCTTATGCAGTCGTTGGGCAAGAAGACGCCAATGCGTTAACAAAAGAACGTATGATGGCGGTTTTGATCAGAGAATTAGCCCCATACAAACGACCGAAAGACATTATTTTCCTTGACCAGCTGCCGCGAAATGCTACTAATAAAATCATGCGCCATAAACTTCGTTAA
- a CDS encoding hydrolase produces MKRKKYYVNIGSTEISQVTYGDNADFVVYATEAEVLRLRSLMDQMYTADMRSFFRSHVPIMSYHNDQSNDDHDNRLTDAFQLIYQLGNDETKSHIEHMGVLKDKPL; encoded by the coding sequence ATGAAACGTAAAAAATATTACGTCAACATCGGCTCTACTGAGATTTCCCAAGTGACCTATGGTGATAATGCAGATTTTGTTGTTTATGCGACAGAGGCAGAGGTACTGCGGCTTCGAAGTTTAATGGATCAGATGTACACAGCAGATATGCGTTCTTTTTTCCGATCTCACGTTCCGATCATGTCTTACCATAACGACCAATCGAATGATGATCATGACAACCGTCTGACGGATGCTTTTCAACTCATATATCAATTGGGCAATGATGAAACAAAATCACATATTGAACACATGGGCGTGCTCAAGGATAAGCCGCTTTAG
- the ytkD gene encoding RNA deprotection pyrophosphohydrolase yields MHTFRDYYKNLVTLSFEDHPFSEQPKHILVICEYNGEWLLTKHSDRGLEFPGGKVEPGETAKQAAVREVHEETGGIVNAIQYIGQYVVEGKAETVFKNVYYATITRLETQSTYFETEGPVLRKELPKDMKVDQNFSFIMKDEIVPRSIEQITRTIKSI; encoded by the coding sequence ATGCACACATTCAGGGATTATTACAAGAACCTTGTAACGCTCTCTTTTGAGGACCATCCATTCAGTGAGCAACCAAAACATATTCTTGTTATTTGTGAATATAATGGTGAGTGGCTGCTGACCAAACATAGTGACCGCGGTTTGGAATTTCCCGGGGGAAAAGTTGAACCGGGCGAAACGGCTAAACAAGCTGCAGTTCGGGAAGTTCATGAAGAAACAGGTGGTATTGTTAACGCCATTCAGTATATCGGGCAGTATGTGGTCGAGGGAAAGGCCGAAACAGTATTTAAAAATGTTTATTATGCCACGATAACACGCTTGGAAACACAGTCTACGTACTTTGAAACAGAAGGTCCGGTTCTCAGAAAAGAGCTGCCGAAAGACATGAAAGTCGATCAGAATTTCAGCTTTATTATGAAAGATGAGATTGTCCCGAGGAGTATTGAACAAATTACACGTACAATAAAATCAATCTAA
- a CDS encoding ABC transporter permease yields the protein MTQPTDQSLFDQYKLGLKRERRIVLTWQLAILILFFGAWELFSRRYWIDPLIFSSPTKVTQLLFDKFADGSIINHLQITVLETVLGFILGTVLGILFASILWASTRLSKIADPYLVILNAMPKVALGPIIIVALGPGYLSIIAMGITISVVITTIVIYSSFKEVDPNYIKVLQGFGATRFQYFKEAVFPATLPAMISTLKVNVGLAWVGVIVGEFLVSKEGLGYLIVYGFQVFDFTLVMASLILIAIVAALMYKGVEKVEGWLIKHTS from the coding sequence ATGACACAACCGACTGATCAATCACTTTTTGACCAGTATAAACTAGGACTTAAACGAGAACGGCGTATCGTGCTTACATGGCAGCTCGCTATATTGATCCTTTTTTTCGGAGCGTGGGAGTTGTTCAGCAGACGCTACTGGATCGATCCGCTGATTTTTAGTTCTCCAACAAAAGTCACTCAGCTTCTGTTTGATAAATTTGCAGATGGCTCCATTATCAACCATCTGCAAATCACAGTGCTTGAAACAGTTCTCGGTTTCATATTAGGAACTGTTCTAGGCATTCTCTTTGCAAGTATCTTATGGGCTTCTACCAGACTATCGAAAATCGCGGATCCCTACCTTGTCATATTAAACGCTATGCCAAAAGTTGCACTAGGTCCGATTATCATTGTTGCGTTGGGTCCGGGCTATTTATCCATTATTGCGATGGGGATAACCATCTCAGTTGTGATCACCACCATTGTCATCTATTCATCCTTTAAAGAAGTGGATCCCAATTATATAAAAGTACTACAAGGTTTTGGAGCGACACGTTTTCAATATTTTAAAGAAGCGGTCTTCCCAGCTACACTCCCCGCTATGATTTCAACTTTGAAAGTAAACGTAGGGCTTGCGTGGGTTGGGGTCATCGTTGGTGAATTTCTTGTCTCGAAAGAAGGTTTAGGATATTTAATTGTATATGGGTTCCAGGTGTTCGATTTCACGCTTGTTATGGCAAGCTTAATTCTCATCGCTATTGTGGCAGCCCTCATGTATAAAGGCGTCGAAAAAGTGGAAGGTTGGCTGATTAAGCATACAAGTTGA
- a CDS encoding ABC transporter ATP-binding protein, with translation MAFLELDHVSHHYFSKTDYTKALQDITFAADEGEFVALLGPSGCGKSTILSIISGIISQTEGHVRLNEAPIQDSSMAIGYMLQQDYLFPWKTIIENVCMGPKIAGTKTTETVEKARHLLQEVGLPDIEAAYPDSLSGGMRQRVALVRTLLTDPKILLLDEPFSALDYLTKLKLENLVSKMLKDYHKTALLVTHDIGEAISMSDRILIMDANPGRISKSFEVPIELRNEDPFLVRRHPKYQVLFDKVWDELNNEDAMSYGDKEGANNDTTD, from the coding sequence GTGGCTTTTTTAGAACTTGATCACGTCTCTCACCATTACTTTTCCAAAACAGACTACACGAAAGCACTGCAAGATATTACCTTTGCTGCTGACGAAGGTGAATTTGTAGCATTGCTTGGGCCAAGCGGCTGCGGCAAATCCACAATCTTATCAATCATATCCGGCATCATTTCACAAACGGAAGGCCATGTCCGTCTAAATGAGGCACCAATCCAGGATTCATCTATGGCTATTGGCTATATGTTACAGCAAGATTATCTGTTCCCTTGGAAAACCATCATAGAAAACGTGTGCATGGGCCCCAAGATCGCAGGAACAAAAACGACGGAGACCGTGGAAAAAGCCAGACATTTGTTGCAGGAGGTCGGGCTTCCCGATATTGAAGCTGCCTATCCTGATTCGCTATCTGGAGGAATGCGGCAAAGAGTGGCCCTTGTTCGAACGCTTTTAACTGATCCAAAGATCCTCTTATTGGATGAACCCTTCTCCGCTCTAGATTATTTAACTAAACTAAAGCTGGAAAATCTGGTTTCAAAAATGTTAAAAGACTATCATAAAACTGCTTTACTTGTCACACATGATATTGGTGAAGCCATTTCCATGAGCGACCGTATTCTGATCATGGATGCAAATCCAGGACGGATCTCGAAGTCTTTTGAAGTTCCAATTGAACTACGTAATGAAGATCCCTTTCTTGTTCGCAGGCACCCAAAGTATCAAGTGTTGTTTGATAAAGTATGGGACGAATTAAATAATGAGGATGCCATGTCATACGGTGATAAGGAGGGGGCCAATAATGACACAACCGACTGA
- a CDS encoding ABC transporter substrate-binding protein, with the protein MTALFILASCQTQENTSITIAEVTRSIFYAPQYVALEKGFFEEEGLDVELQTTWGGDKTMTTLLSGGADVALVGSETSVYVYGQNPKDFAVNFAQVTQTDGTFLVAKEEKPNFSWDDLKNSTFLGQRKGGMPQMVGEYVLKQHNIDPHQDLDLRQNIDFANIPGAFVSGDAEYVQLFEPTASVFEKEGKGHVIASFGEQSGKVPYTVFMAKESFLEDNSAHAEAFTRAVYKAQQWVEENSPEEIAKVIQPYFEDTELDMIASSVERYKKQGSFATDPILDEEEWDNLKAIMDEAGELPEEAPYDVLVNTEIAKEVMDD; encoded by the coding sequence ATGACTGCGCTGTTTATTTTGGCAAGCTGTCAGACACAAGAAAACACCTCCATCACAATCGCTGAAGTCACACGATCAATTTTCTATGCACCGCAGTATGTTGCCTTAGAAAAAGGATTTTTTGAAGAAGAAGGACTCGATGTTGAACTGCAAACAACCTGGGGCGGGGATAAAACAATGACGACACTTCTATCCGGAGGGGCTGATGTCGCTTTGGTCGGCTCTGAAACGTCCGTATATGTTTACGGACAAAACCCGAAAGATTTCGCCGTTAATTTCGCACAGGTGACACAAACCGATGGTACATTTTTGGTTGCAAAGGAAGAAAAGCCTAACTTCTCCTGGGATGATTTAAAGAACAGCACCTTTTTAGGTCAGCGTAAAGGGGGAATGCCGCAAATGGTCGGAGAATATGTGCTGAAGCAGCATAATATTGACCCCCACCAGGATCTCGACTTAAGACAGAACATCGATTTCGCCAACATCCCGGGTGCCTTTGTTTCGGGGGACGCTGAATATGTCCAGTTGTTTGAACCGACTGCGAGTGTGTTTGAAAAAGAAGGCAAAGGACACGTCATCGCCTCGTTTGGAGAGCAATCTGGGAAAGTGCCTTACACAGTTTTCATGGCAAAAGAAAGCTTTCTTGAAGACAATAGCGCCCATGCAGAAGCTTTTACACGTGCTGTTTACAAAGCACAACAATGGGTGGAAGAAAACAGTCCAGAAGAAATCGCTAAGGTTATCCAGCCTTACTTTGAAGATACCGAACTGGATATGATTGCATCTTCTGTAGAACGTTACAAAAAACAAGGTTCTTTTGCTACAGATCCAATTCTAGATGAAGAAGAATGGGATAATCTCAAAGCGATTATGGATGAAGCAGGTGAATTACCAGAGGAAGCTCCATATGATGTTCTAGTTAATACAGAGATTGCAAAAGAGGTTATGGACGATTAA
- the pckA gene encoding phosphoenolpyruvate carboxykinase (ATP), which translates to METVESLRLEQLLNHNTLHKNASVSHLIEKILERKEGILTATGAVRATTGKYTGRSPKDKFIVKDETTEELVNWGPVNQPIDEASFDQLYNKVTDHLQKQNELFSFKGFAGADQKYRLPITVINEYAWHNLFARQLFIVPSQEEYDEHKTEFTVISAPSFTADPVVDGTNSETFIIISFKRKVVLIGGTEYAGEIKKSIFSVMNYILPQKNVMPMHCSANVGKEGDVALFFGLSGTGKTTLSADPYRRLIGDDEHGWSPNGVFNIEGGCYAKCINLSPEKEPQIHQAIRFGTVLENVVLNDKTRLPDYDNTSMTENTRAAYPLENIDNIVTPSVAGHPNAIIFLTADASGTLPPISRLTKEQAMYHFLSGYTSKLAGTERGVTEPEATFSTCFGSPFLPLAPSTYAEMLGEKIDQYNSSVFLVNTGWTGGPYGIGKRMKLSYTRAMVHAALEGELNSVEVVQDDVFGLEIPMHVPGVPDEVLIPKDTWSDPKAYDAQAKELARKFHENFKQFKHAGNDIAQAGPIYRP; encoded by the coding sequence ATGGAAACAGTAGAGTCTTTAAGGCTTGAGCAATTGCTTAATCATAACACGCTGCATAAGAATGCATCTGTGTCACACCTGATTGAAAAGATTCTTGAACGCAAAGAAGGTATCCTGACCGCTACTGGAGCAGTACGTGCAACAACCGGGAAATATACAGGACGCTCACCCAAAGACAAATTTATCGTTAAAGATGAAACAACCGAAGAGCTTGTCAATTGGGGCCCGGTTAACCAGCCGATTGATGAAGCTTCCTTCGATCAGCTTTACAATAAAGTAACCGATCATCTGCAGAAACAGAATGAATTGTTTTCTTTTAAAGGGTTTGCAGGTGCTGACCAAAAATACAGATTGCCCATTACAGTTATTAATGAGTATGCCTGGCATAATTTATTTGCCCGTCAGCTATTTATTGTACCATCTCAAGAAGAATATGACGAGCATAAAACAGAGTTCACGGTTATTTCCGCCCCTTCCTTTACAGCTGATCCTGTAGTCGACGGAACAAATTCAGAAACCTTCATCATCATTTCATTTAAACGAAAAGTGGTGTTAATCGGGGGTACTGAATATGCAGGAGAAATAAAGAAGTCTATTTTTTCAGTTATGAATTATATTCTCCCACAAAAAAATGTTATGCCGATGCATTGCTCAGCCAATGTTGGAAAAGAAGGTGATGTTGCCCTGTTCTTCGGACTCTCAGGAACCGGTAAAACAACCCTTTCCGCCGATCCATACCGTCGTTTGATCGGTGATGATGAACACGGATGGAGTCCAAATGGTGTCTTTAACATCGAGGGAGGCTGTTATGCCAAATGCATCAACCTCTCCCCCGAAAAGGAACCACAAATTCATCAGGCGATTCGTTTCGGAACGGTTCTGGAAAATGTTGTGCTCAACGACAAAACCAGATTGCCGGATTATGACAATACGTCCATGACTGAAAACACACGCGCCGCCTATCCACTTGAGAATATAGATAACATTGTCACACCAAGTGTTGCAGGTCACCCAAATGCGATTATTTTCCTGACAGCAGACGCTTCCGGCACATTGCCGCCCATCAGCAGACTGACCAAAGAGCAGGCGATGTATCACTTTTTAAGCGGGTACACAAGTAAACTTGCTGGAACAGAGCGCGGTGTTACAGAACCAGAAGCAACGTTTTCAACATGTTTCGGATCACCATTTTTACCACTTGCCCCATCCACCTATGCTGAAATGCTGGGTGAAAAAATTGATCAATACAATTCAAGTGTTTTCCTCGTAAACACAGGCTGGACTGGTGGACCTTATGGCATTGGGAAACGGATGAAGCTTTCTTATACCCGCGCAATGGTGCATGCAGCACTTGAAGGAGAACTGAATTCTGTTGAAGTCGTCCAGGATGACGTTTTTGGTCTGGAAATACCAATGCACGTCCCTGGTGTTCCAGATGAGGTACTCATTCCGAAAGATACCTGGTCAGATCCAAAAGCTTACGATGCCCAAGCGAAAGAACTAGCTCGGAAATTCCATGAAAACTTTAAACAGTTTAAGCATGCTGGAAACGACATCGCTCAAGCAGGGCCTATTTACAGGCCTTAA
- the metK gene encoding methionine adenosyltransferase: protein MAKNRRLFTSESVTEGHPDKMCDQISDAILDEILKKDPKARVACETVVTTGLVLVSGEITTHTYVDIPALVRQTVKEIGYTRAKYGFDADTCAVLTAIDEQSPDIAGGVDQAYEVRQGQLTDEEIASIGAGDQGLMFGYACDETEELMPMPIALAHKLSKRLSDVRKDGTLDYLRPDGKTQVTIEYNEYDQPVHVDTIVISTQHHEDITLKQIHADLLEHVINEVVPADLLSEQTKYFINPTGRFVIGGPQGDAGLTGRKIIVDTYGGYARHGGGAFSGKDATKVDRSAAYAARYVAKNIVAAGLAKRCEVQLAYAIGVAEPVSISVNTMGTGVVGEEILADAIRKLFDLRPAGIIRMLDLEQPIFKKTAAYGHFGRTDVTFPWEKTDKTDELQALVKE from the coding sequence ATGGCTAAAAATCGCCGTTTATTTACATCGGAATCTGTGACTGAAGGTCATCCCGATAAGATGTGTGACCAGATCTCAGATGCGATACTTGATGAAATTCTTAAAAAAGATCCTAAGGCACGTGTTGCCTGTGAAACTGTCGTCACGACCGGACTTGTTCTTGTCTCTGGTGAAATTACGACCCATACTTATGTGGATATCCCCGCATTGGTCAGACAGACCGTTAAAGAAATTGGTTACACACGAGCTAAATATGGTTTTGATGCAGATACCTGTGCGGTACTGACAGCAATTGATGAACAATCACCTGATATTGCAGGAGGTGTTGATCAAGCATATGAAGTAAGACAAGGCCAATTAACCGATGAGGAGATTGCTTCTATTGGAGCGGGTGATCAAGGTTTAATGTTCGGCTATGCCTGTGATGAAACTGAAGAATTAATGCCGATGCCTATTGCGCTTGCACATAAATTGTCCAAACGGCTTTCTGACGTCAGAAAAGATGGAACACTTGATTATCTGCGTCCCGACGGCAAGACACAGGTGACAATTGAGTACAATGAATATGACCAGCCTGTGCATGTTGATACGATTGTAATTTCCACACAGCATCATGAAGACATAACCCTTAAGCAGATTCATGCCGATTTGCTTGAACATGTAATCAATGAGGTGGTTCCGGCCGATTTACTGAGCGAGCAGACCAAGTACTTTATAAATCCGACAGGGCGCTTCGTCATTGGCGGACCACAGGGAGATGCAGGGCTCACCGGGCGCAAAATCATCGTAGATACATATGGCGGTTATGCACGACACGGCGGCGGAGCATTTAGTGGGAAAGACGCAACCAAAGTTGATCGCTCTGCAGCCTATGCCGCACGTTATGTAGCGAAGAATATTGTTGCTGCAGGCCTTGCTAAACGGTGTGAAGTGCAACTGGCTTATGCGATTGGTGTTGCTGAACCGGTTTCAATTTCTGTTAATACGATGGGAACCGGTGTCGTTGGAGAGGAAATCTTGGCTGACGCTATTCGAAAGCTTTTTGATCTGAGACCTGCAGGCATCATCCGTATGCTCGACCTCGAGCAGCCGATATTCAAAAAAACAGCAGCTTATGGGCATTTTGGCCGGACGGATGTAACATTTCCATGGGAAAAAACGGACAAGACGGATGAACTCCAAGCGCTTGTGAAAGAATAA
- a CDS encoding IS4 family transposase, producing MIAKNNSNNQLPNEIKSTFKELKVLKHLRNAGITKSFGFSCAYIFQLIFSLIFENKNWFRTLEGKRAADVPAKDTIYRFLNQSTFNWRRFLLSLVAYTISKVSKLTRHDRPKVFILDDSSYDRNRSKHVELLARCFDHASQKMRFYKGFRMLTLGWSDGATFLPVDFSLLSSKKSKINGISENIDKRSSGYKRRQEALQTAPEQIPGMIKRAMNAGIDASYVLMDSWFTQQPLVKDLTEQGLDVIGMVKKLKQRYLVDGKRVSLDELYRMAALTDGKSGILRSIHTTQANGVPVKIVFVRNRNKKSDWLAILSTDCTLSDREIIRIYGMRWDIEVFFKTTKSLLKLQKEFQSRSYDALICHTTIVFARYIVLSWQNRCSTDERTLGGIFYELCDEVNDLDWAVALQQLFELLEDILKKTNKKIQQLIKSQLQQWIAGLPSYIKVYLPISVCES from the coding sequence ATGATAGCTAAAAACAACTCGAATAATCAACTGCCAAATGAAATAAAATCAACATTTAAGGAATTAAAAGTGCTCAAGCACTTGCGTAACGCTGGCATTACAAAGTCCTTTGGCTTTTCGTGTGCTTACATTTTCCAGCTAATCTTTAGTTTGATCTTTGAAAATAAAAATTGGTTTCGAACGCTGGAAGGCAAAAGAGCCGCGGATGTTCCGGCTAAGGATACTATTTACCGGTTTCTGAATCAGTCGACGTTTAACTGGCGCCGATTTTTGCTTTCACTAGTCGCTTATACCATAAGTAAGGTATCAAAGCTCACACGTCATGACCGTCCAAAAGTATTCATCTTAGATGATTCGTCTTATGATCGGAACCGAAGTAAACATGTAGAACTTCTGGCTCGCTGCTTTGATCATGCATCACAGAAAATGCGTTTTTACAAAGGGTTTCGCATGCTGACACTGGGATGGTCTGATGGTGCTACATTCCTGCCTGTTGATTTTTCGCTGTTAAGTTCGAAAAAAAGCAAGATTAATGGAATCTCTGAAAATATTGATAAACGCAGTTCTGGTTACAAGCGTCGTCAAGAAGCGTTACAAACAGCGCCGGAACAGATTCCAGGTATGATTAAACGTGCGATGAACGCTGGTATCGATGCTTCTTATGTACTGATGGATTCATGGTTTACACAACAGCCCCTTGTTAAAGATCTGACAGAACAAGGTCTTGACGTGATTGGCATGGTTAAAAAATTAAAGCAGCGTTATCTGGTAGATGGCAAACGTGTTAGTCTGGATGAATTGTATCGTATGGCTGCCCTGACTGATGGAAAAAGTGGCATTTTACGCTCCATCCACACAACGCAGGCGAATGGTGTGCCGGTTAAAATCGTGTTCGTACGTAACCGAAATAAGAAAAGTGATTGGTTGGCTATTTTGAGCACAGATTGCACATTAAGTGACCGGGAAATTATTCGAATTTATGGCATGCGCTGGGATATTGAAGTTTTCTTCAAAACGACGAAGTCACTTTTGAAACTCCAGAAGGAGTTCCAGAGCCGCTCTTATGACGCTCTTATCTGCCATACAACCATTGTGTTTGCAAGGTATATTGTCTTGTCATGGCAAAATCGTTGTAGTACAGATGAACGCACATTGGGCGGTATATTTTACGAATTATGTGATGAAGTTAATGACCTCGATTGGGCTGTGGCTTTACAGCAGTTATTCGAGCTTCTTGAAGATATCTTGAAAAAGACGAATAAGAAAATACAGCAACTCATCAAAAGTCAACTACAACAATGGATTGCGGGTCTGCCGAGTTATATCAAGGTTTACCTGCCTATTTCAGTCTGCGAAAGTTGA
- a CDS encoding tRNA (mnm(5)s(2)U34)-methyltransferase, producing the protein MIKGILQYAHTLLEESLQPGDTAIDATCGNGHDTLFLCQTVGANGHVYAFDIQEQAITNTAQRLAAAHQTNATIIQDSHANFVNHIPVDRLNRIGGAIFNLGYLPGSDKSVVTKGESTILALEGILEHLKPGGTIVLVVYHGHSGGKTEKDALMHYVRSIDQQICNVLYYGFVNQKNNPPFILALHKKAHQDH; encoded by the coding sequence ATGATCAAGGGTATTTTGCAATATGCCCATACTTTGTTAGAGGAAAGCCTTCAGCCTGGTGATACAGCCATTGATGCAACGTGCGGAAATGGACATGACACCTTGTTTTTATGTCAGACGGTTGGTGCAAATGGACACGTCTACGCTTTCGATATTCAGGAGCAGGCGATTACGAACACAGCTCAAAGATTAGCCGCTGCCCACCAAACAAATGCGACGATTATCCAGGACAGTCACGCCAATTTTGTTAACCATATACCAGTGGATAGACTCAACCGCATTGGAGGGGCCATTTTTAATCTTGGGTATTTGCCGGGAAGTGATAAATCAGTTGTAACAAAAGGCGAATCTACTATATTAGCGCTTGAAGGTATTCTAGAGCACCTCAAACCCGGCGGAACCATTGTACTTGTCGTTTATCATGGACACTCAGGCGGAAAAACTGAAAAAGATGCCTTAATGCATTATGTACGTTCTATTGATCAACAAATTTGCAACGTGCTGTACTATGGGTTTGTAAATCAGAAAAATAATCCGCCATTTATACTTGCTTTACATAAAAAAGCACATCAGGACCATTAA